The following coding sequences lie in one Peribacillus frigoritolerans genomic window:
- the meaB gene encoding methylmalonyl Co-A mutase-associated GTPase MeaB, giving the protein MTEDKKPEWVDHNNQEGFATSLKPGVELAASQNKPSKSKFVKKHNVNIPVHELKEGIIKGDRAKLGKGITLVESNASHHLDHAQELLHSILPHTGNSMRIGISGVPGAGKSTFIETFGTYLCDRGHKVAVLAVDPSSSINGGSILGDKTRMEELARNPHAFIRPSPSEGTLGGVHRKTRETMLLCEAAGFDVILIETVGVGQSEAIVRSMVDFFMLLVLTGAGDELQGMKKGILELVDGIVVNKADGENIPLAIRTKSEYSRILHFLQPATKGWAGKAYTCSAITGKGIPELWGVMNEFTDLTKESGVFQERRRMQSKEWLYSLMDHQLKTMFYKNETVKSLLPILENQVMSGNKTVTAAVKQAFQSFTDTFKSN; this is encoded by the coding sequence ATGACTGAAGACAAGAAGCCCGAATGGGTCGATCATAACAATCAGGAAGGTTTTGCTACTTCTTTAAAGCCAGGTGTGGAATTAGCAGCAAGCCAAAACAAACCTTCAAAAAGCAAATTCGTCAAAAAACATAATGTAAACATACCGGTCCATGAACTTAAAGAGGGAATCATAAAAGGGGACAGGGCCAAGCTAGGTAAAGGGATTACATTGGTTGAAAGCAATGCATCCCACCATTTGGATCATGCACAGGAATTATTGCATAGCATCCTTCCTCATACAGGGAACTCGATGCGCATCGGGATTTCCGGAGTGCCCGGTGCCGGGAAAAGTACCTTCATCGAGACGTTCGGAACCTACTTATGTGACAGGGGCCATAAGGTTGCCGTTCTAGCCGTCGATCCAAGCTCTTCGATCAATGGCGGAAGTATACTAGGCGATAAGACAAGGATGGAGGAGCTGGCAAGAAACCCTCATGCCTTCATAAGACCCTCTCCATCCGAAGGCACTCTAGGAGGAGTTCACCGCAAAACGAGGGAAACGATGTTGCTTTGTGAAGCAGCAGGATTTGATGTGATACTGATTGAAACTGTCGGTGTCGGTCAGAGTGAAGCTATAGTTCGAAGTATGGTCGACTTCTTCATGCTCCTTGTCCTTACAGGTGCCGGAGATGAGTTACAAGGGATGAAAAAAGGGATTCTGGAACTTGTGGACGGAATTGTGGTCAATAAAGCCGACGGAGAGAACATTCCGCTGGCAATTAGGACGAAGTCAGAATATAGCAGAATCTTGCACTTCCTTCAGCCAGCAACAAAGGGATGGGCAGGAAAGGCATATACTTGTTCAGCCATAACCGGTAAAGGAATTCCTGAGCTTTGGGGTGTAATGAATGAATTTACCGATTTGACCAAGGAATCGGGTGTTTTTCAAGAACGGAGAAGAATGCAATCCAAGGAATGGCTTTATTCATTGATGGATCACCAACTTAAAACGATGTTTTATAAAAATGAAACCGTCAAAAGTCTTCTCCCAATCCTCGAGAATCAAGTGATGTCAGGGAATAAAACGGTCACTGCTGCTGTTAAGCAGGCCTTTCAATCTTTTACCGATACATTTAAGTCAAATTAA
- the scpA gene encoding methylmalonyl-CoA mutase: MKKPNFSAINPAKSEIKGTVEAWKKEAEKAVGKNIEDLLFETNEQIKIKPLYIEEDNRDLEHMESVPGIAPFTRGPYPSMYVNRPWTVRQYAGFSTAEESNAFYRRNLAMGQKGLSVAFDLATHRGYDSDHPRVVGDVGKAGVAIDSILDMKILFDGIPLDQMSVSMTMNGAVLPILAFYIVTAEEQGVTQDKLSGTIQNDILKEYMVRNTYIYPPEMSMKIIADIFEYTSKYMPKFNSISISGYHLQEAGAPADIELAYTLADGLEYARTGMKAGIDIDKFAPRLSFFWAVGMNYFMEVSKMRAARFIWSKLMKQFEPKNNKAMALRTHSQTSGWSLSEQDPFNNVARTLIEAHAAALGHTQSLHTNALDEAIALPTDFSARIARNTQLYLQEETGITKVIDPWAGSYYVESLTNELIERAWAHIEEIEGLGGMAKAIETGLPKMRIEEAAAKRQAKIDSQDETIVGVNKYRLKKEDPIEILEIDNTAVRESQLKRLSELKAKRDQEKVDEALQALSMAARTGEGNLLELAVQAARVRASLGEISDAIEEVAGRHKATIRSISGVYSSAYSKEAEIEEVVRMTEEFLENEGRRPRLLMAKMGQDGHDRGAKVVGTGFADLGYDVDIGPLFQTPKETAIQAVENDVHVVGMSSLAAGHKTLLPQLMTELKNLGRDDIIVIVGGVIPAQDYDYLMENGATAIFGPGTVIPQAAKKVLQEIYNRLGYEEVAQ; this comes from the coding sequence ATGAAAAAACCGAATTTTTCTGCTATAAATCCTGCTAAGTCTGAGATTAAAGGTACGGTGGAAGCATGGAAAAAGGAAGCCGAAAAAGCCGTTGGGAAAAACATTGAGGATCTTTTGTTTGAAACCAATGAACAAATAAAAATCAAACCGCTTTATATTGAGGAAGATAATCGTGACTTGGAGCATATGGAAAGTGTGCCAGGCATCGCTCCTTTTACAAGAGGGCCCTATCCTTCGATGTATGTCAATCGTCCTTGGACGGTACGTCAATATGCAGGTTTTTCGACTGCTGAGGAATCCAATGCGTTTTACAGACGTAACCTGGCGATGGGGCAAAAAGGGCTCTCAGTTGCCTTTGATTTAGCTACACACCGCGGTTATGACTCCGATCATCCACGCGTTGTCGGTGATGTGGGGAAGGCGGGAGTTGCCATTGATTCCATTCTTGACATGAAAATCCTATTCGACGGCATTCCGCTTGATCAAATGTCCGTGTCAATGACGATGAACGGCGCAGTATTACCCATCCTTGCATTTTATATCGTGACAGCTGAAGAACAAGGCGTAACACAGGATAAGCTTTCAGGAACGATTCAGAATGACATCTTAAAGGAATACATGGTTCGGAATACGTATATCTACCCACCTGAAATGTCCATGAAAATCATAGCTGATATATTTGAGTATACATCCAAATATATGCCCAAGTTCAATTCCATTTCCATCTCCGGTTATCATCTGCAAGAAGCGGGGGCGCCGGCTGATATCGAACTTGCCTATACGTTGGCGGATGGGCTTGAGTATGCACGTACCGGAATGAAAGCAGGTATTGATATCGATAAATTCGCACCGCGCTTGTCATTCTTCTGGGCTGTAGGAATGAACTATTTCATGGAAGTGTCGAAAATGCGGGCGGCTCGTTTCATTTGGTCAAAACTGATGAAACAATTCGAGCCGAAAAATAATAAAGCGATGGCATTGAGAACCCATTCCCAAACCTCCGGCTGGAGCCTCTCCGAGCAGGATCCGTTTAACAATGTCGCAAGGACCCTTATTGAAGCGCATGCCGCTGCACTTGGACATACACAATCCCTGCATACGAACGCATTGGATGAGGCCATTGCCCTGCCAACGGATTTCTCGGCACGCATTGCACGTAACACACAGCTATATCTGCAGGAGGAAACGGGGATCACAAAAGTAATCGATCCATGGGCTGGTTCATACTATGTAGAATCACTCACAAATGAATTAATCGAACGGGCTTGGGCTCACATAGAAGAAATCGAAGGCCTTGGCGGAATGGCGAAGGCTATTGAAACCGGCCTTCCAAAAATGAGGATCGAGGAAGCCGCTGCAAAGCGTCAGGCTAAAATCGATTCTCAAGATGAAACGATCGTAGGCGTAAATAAGTATCGTTTGAAAAAAGAAGATCCGATTGAAATACTGGAGATTGATAATACAGCAGTTCGCGAAAGTCAGCTTAAGCGTTTGAGCGAATTAAAAGCGAAACGTGATCAGGAAAAGGTGGATGAAGCTCTTCAAGCGCTATCCATGGCTGCCAGAACTGGCGAAGGTAACCTTCTTGAACTGGCTGTGCAAGCTGCAAGAGTACGGGCTTCATTAGGTGAAATCTCCGATGCAATCGAAGAGGTTGCTGGACGTCACAAAGCAACAATTCGTTCTATCAGCGGTGTATACAGCTCGGCATACTCAAAAGAAGCGGAAATTGAGGAAGTCGTCCGCATGACGGAAGAGTTCCTTGAAAATGAAGGAAGAAGACCGCGGTTGTTAATGGCTAAAATGGGCCAGGACGGTCATGATCGCGGAGCTAAAGTAGTCGGAACGGGGTTTGCGGATTTGGGCTATGATGTCGATATCGGTCCATTATTCCAAACGCCGAAAGAAACCGCCATCCAGGCCGTGGAAAATGATGTGCATGTAGTCGGAATGAGTTCGCTTGCTGCCGGCCATAAAACATTGTTGCCGCAGCTTATGACGGAACTGAAGAACTTGGGCCGAGATGACATCATAGTGATCGTAGGCGGCGTCATCCCTGCGCAGGATTATGATTACCTAATGGAAAATGGCGCTACAGCCATTTTTGGACCTGGTACGGTCATTCCGCAGGCAGCAAAGAAAGTGCTTCAGGAAATATACAATCGCCTCGGATATGAGGAAGTGGCTCAATAA
- a CDS encoding methylmalonyl-CoA mutase family protein codes for MRRQKIRKRLQMELKDVKNITFPKPSFEEWKEAAEASLKGKSVEKLKTNTYEGITLYPLYTEKAESTEKVAELPGFFPFTRGTSPTGYHEKPWLVVQPVSGITAEEANEKMKASFKRGQNVVAYPARLLAEGARAEKLFKDIPLKEIPVFIDLKGKQKGLFPQFKAVAEAQNTQLTGVIAEDPIAEWLICGQLPEDTDIYFADWLKTIQDYQKVGRDLKTVLINTAVYHNGGANAVQEIACGLAAAVQYLLEGQKQGLSIASVSEKIVFSFAVDSNYFMSIAKLRAARRLWAGLAEAFDTASDHFRMAIHAVTSELTETLYDQHVNILRTTNQAFAAAIGGIQYLQIHPFTHATGETDDFSERIARNTHLILKEETNITTVVDPAGGSWYVEQLTDELAEKAWAKFLEIDAAGGILELIKQGTLQKEIAEVYQEKVQNAAFRKESIIGTNVYPNPADKIKTTTQDIHVSYMKVEKPVGIAPLDLDRVSIQFEQLRLRSEKYKEISGTAPTIGLINLKNLKSYKPRADFVTSLAAAGGIETTGSKGCQTVEEAVDYVAATKLPIYCVCGSDGDYSELAPITIKEIKKQFPEITIYSAGKQQEEFEITLSEAGVKDFIHVKTNAIAILSELLQKLGVN; via the coding sequence ATGAGGCGGCAAAAGATAAGAAAGCGATTACAGATGGAACTGAAAGATGTAAAAAACATAACCTTTCCTAAGCCTTCTTTTGAAGAGTGGAAAGAAGCTGCAGAAGCAAGTTTAAAAGGGAAAAGTGTAGAAAAGCTAAAAACGAATACATATGAGGGCATCACTTTATATCCGCTCTATACAGAAAAGGCGGAATCAACGGAAAAAGTAGCTGAATTGCCAGGATTCTTCCCTTTCACCCGAGGAACGTCCCCAACGGGCTATCATGAAAAACCTTGGCTTGTCGTTCAACCTGTAAGCGGTATCACGGCTGAAGAAGCAAATGAAAAGATGAAGGCTTCATTCAAGCGCGGTCAAAATGTCGTGGCATACCCTGCACGATTGCTTGCCGAGGGAGCAAGGGCTGAAAAATTGTTTAAGGATATCCCATTAAAGGAAATCCCGGTTTTCATTGACCTTAAGGGGAAACAAAAAGGATTATTCCCTCAATTCAAAGCGGTTGCCGAAGCACAAAATACCCAATTGACAGGCGTTATTGCTGAAGATCCCATTGCAGAATGGCTCATTTGCGGTCAGCTGCCAGAAGATACGGATATCTATTTTGCAGACTGGCTGAAGACGATCCAAGATTATCAGAAGGTAGGAAGGGATTTAAAAACAGTTTTGATTAATACGGCAGTCTACCATAATGGAGGAGCCAATGCCGTACAAGAAATAGCTTGCGGATTAGCGGCAGCCGTCCAATATCTATTGGAAGGGCAAAAGCAAGGGCTTTCTATTGCTTCGGTTTCCGAAAAAATAGTATTCTCTTTTGCTGTGGATTCAAATTACTTCATGTCCATCGCTAAGCTACGGGCTGCAAGAAGACTTTGGGCAGGTCTTGCAGAAGCTTTCGATACAGCATCGGACCATTTTAGAATGGCGATACATGCCGTTACTTCCGAGTTGACAGAAACGCTATATGATCAGCACGTCAATATTCTTCGGACAACAAACCAAGCTTTCGCTGCCGCTATTGGAGGCATTCAATATCTTCAAATTCATCCATTCACACACGCAACTGGTGAAACCGATGATTTCTCAGAAAGAATTGCCCGTAATACTCACTTGATTTTAAAAGAAGAAACAAATATCACAACAGTGGTCGATCCTGCTGGCGGTTCATGGTATGTTGAGCAACTAACGGATGAATTGGCTGAAAAGGCTTGGGCGAAATTCCTTGAAATCGATGCAGCTGGAGGGATTCTTGAGCTAATTAAACAAGGCACCCTTCAGAAGGAAATAGCTGAAGTTTACCAAGAAAAAGTTCAAAATGCGGCTTTCAGAAAAGAAAGTATCATCGGAACTAATGTATATCCGAATCCGGCTGATAAGATTAAAACCACGACACAGGATATCCATGTGTCTTATATGAAAGTTGAGAAGCCGGTTGGCATTGCCCCACTTGACTTGGATCGGGTATCCATTCAATTCGAACAGTTAAGACTACGCAGTGAAAAGTATAAAGAAATAAGTGGTACGGCTCCAACTATTGGTTTAATTAATTTGAAAAATCTTAAATCCTATAAACCTCGTGCAGATTTCGTTACAAGCCTTGCTGCAGCAGGTGGTATTGAAACAACCGGAAGCAAGGGGTGTCAAACCGTCGAGGAAGCAGTCGATTATGTAGCTGCGACCAAGCTCCCTATCTATTGTGTTTGCGGCAGTGACGGTGACTATTCGGAATTAGCGCCAATCACCATAAAAGAAATTAAAAAGCAATTCCCTGAAATCACTATTTATAGTGCAGGCAAGCAGCAAGAAGAATTTGAGATTACACTAAGTGAAGCCGGAGTCAAAGATTTTATCCATGTCAAAACGAATGCAATAGCCATTTTATCGGAATTATTGCAGAAGCTGGGGGTGAACTGA
- a CDS encoding dihydrolipoamide acetyltransferase family protein yields the protein MAMELMKMPQLGESVTEGTISKWLVKPGDHVTKYDPLAEVMTDKVNAEVPSSFTGIIKELKADENQTLAVGEVICSIEVETAKTDNENAGQAVSHSEENVDAPVTSEVQQAAEPSRKARYSPAVLKLSQEHGIDLSKVKGTGNEGRITRKDLLKLVESGNLPKADEPSVISDSAPKETAPQVSRQTSPVTNVPTAAGDKEIPVTGIRKAIASNMLKSKHEIPHAWTMVEVDASNMVKLRDNLKSDFKQKEGYNLTYFAFFVKAVAQALTEFPELNSMWAGEKIIQKKEINISIAVATEDALFVPVIKNADEKSIKGIAREIQELASKVKSGKLKAEDMQGGTFTVNNTGSFGSVQSMGIINYPQAAILQVETIVKRPVVINDMIAVRDMVNLCLSLDHRVLDGLVCGRFLARVKEIIEKISKDNTPIY from the coding sequence ATGGCTATGGAATTAATGAAGATGCCTCAACTAGGCGAAAGTGTCACAGAGGGAACCATCAGTAAATGGCTAGTGAAGCCTGGGGATCATGTCACGAAATACGACCCGCTAGCTGAAGTGATGACGGATAAAGTAAATGCTGAGGTTCCTTCTTCCTTCACCGGCATCATCAAGGAATTGAAAGCGGATGAAAATCAAACATTGGCAGTCGGGGAAGTTATTTGCTCGATTGAAGTTGAAACGGCAAAGACGGATAACGAAAATGCTGGGCAAGCTGTTTCACATAGTGAGGAAAATGTTGATGCACCTGTTACAAGTGAAGTGCAGCAAGCTGCCGAACCATCAAGGAAAGCTCGCTATTCGCCTGCCGTGTTAAAACTTTCTCAGGAGCATGGAATCGATCTTTCAAAAGTTAAAGGAACGGGGAATGAGGGACGGATCACTCGCAAGGATTTACTGAAACTTGTTGAATCAGGAAATCTTCCTAAGGCGGATGAGCCTTCCGTGATATCCGATTCGGCTCCAAAAGAGACCGCACCTCAAGTTAGTCGTCAAACGAGTCCAGTAACAAACGTGCCGACTGCTGCTGGTGACAAGGAAATACCTGTTACCGGAATCCGTAAGGCAATTGCGTCCAATATGTTGAAAAGTAAGCACGAAATCCCGCATGCTTGGACGATGGTGGAAGTTGACGCAAGCAATATGGTGAAGTTGCGTGATAATCTAAAATCCGACTTTAAACAAAAAGAAGGCTATAATTTAACGTACTTTGCCTTTTTCGTAAAAGCGGTTGCTCAAGCCCTTACGGAATTTCCAGAGCTCAATTCGATGTGGGCTGGCGAAAAAATCATACAAAAGAAAGAAATCAATATATCGATAGCCGTTGCAACTGAAGATGCCCTATTTGTACCGGTCATTAAAAATGCAGATGAAAAATCAATCAAAGGTATAGCAAGGGAGATACAGGAACTCGCATCCAAAGTGAAGTCGGGTAAGTTAAAAGCAGAGGATATGCAAGGTGGTACGTTCACTGTTAATAACACTGGCTCATTCGGCTCTGTCCAGTCCATGGGAATCATCAATTATCCACAGGCGGCCATTTTACAAGTTGAAACGATTGTAAAACGCCCAGTGGTCATAAATGACATGATTGCAGTACGAGATATGGTGAATCTCTGTTTATCACTTGATCATCGTGTTTTGGATGGACTGGTATGTGGACGATTCCTCGCGAGGGTTAAAGAAATCATCGAAAAGATTTCCAAAGATAACACTCCCATATACTAA